A stretch of DNA from Deltaproteobacteria bacterium:
ACGAAGGGCGGTCGGCGGCTCTGGTCGAGCTCGGGCAGCACGCTGCGGAAGCCGTGCTCGACGAAGAGGCGCTGGGCGTGCTCGCTGAAGACGAAGTCCACGAAGGCCCGGACGAGCGGGCGATCGGCTGCTTTCGTGCGCTGCGGGACGAGGACGAGCGTGTGTTCGCTGAGCACGGTGCTGCGCGGGTAGACGATCTCGCCGTGCAGGCGGCCGCGGGCCTGGTCGTAGAGGAGCTCCTGTTCGTAGGTGACGAGCGCGTCGCCGAAGCCGTTATCGAACTGGGTCCGGGCGCCGCGGGCAGAGCTCGACTGGGCCACCACGTTGCGCCAGAGCCCGAGGAGGAGATCGTGGCCGGCACGCGGGTTGCGGCGGTCGCTGCGCACGGCGGCTCCGTACTCGGCGAGGAGCGCCCACGTCGCGGCTCCCGAGGTGAGCGGGTCGGGATGCACGACCCGGACCCCCGGACGGGTGAGGTCCGCGAAGTCGCGGATGCGGAGCGGGTTGCCGGGGCGCACGAGGATCACGAAGGGGGTGCGGTTCACCACCCCCCCGTGGGGGAGCGCGCGCCAGCTCCCCGGGGCGATCACCTTGGCGCGGGCGAGCCGCTCGGCGTCCAGTTCCAGGGAGAGCAGCGCCACCTGGGCCGGCACGCCCATGATGATCTGATTGGTAATGGTCCCCGAGCCACCGAAGGCGCTGATGAACTCCACCCGCTCTCCGGTCTGGGCCTGCCAGCGGCGGGCGAACGCCGGGAAGATGCTCTCCTGAAAGGCCTCCCCGAGGCTGCTGAAGCCGTAGAAGACGATGGTGCGGGGGCGGGCGCCGCCGTGCACGTAGGGGAGCCAGGGCCAGACCGCGTAGAGCACGACCGCCCCGAGGAACCCGCCCCGAAGCCATGCCAACGCACGCTGGTAGAGAGGCTCCTTCACGAACGCGCCAAACCCTCCACGACCAAGGGAGAAACGATACCGCACCCCTGCCGCGGACGTCCATCGTTGGTCGCGCCGGGGGTGCGCGAGGCCAGTGGTCGGATCTGTCGGAGATAGCGGGAGAACTCGGCCGCGGAGGACGTCGCATTCGGGGCTTGAAAAAGGTGCGCGCCGGGCGTAGGTAAGGCTCCAACGAACGACGGACGTACGGGGAGGCTCGTGATGCGCAAGGTAACGTGGCTAGCGGTGACCGTGGGCGTGCTGGGGCTCTCTGCCTGCGGAGGCACGGAAGGAGAACCCGAGGTGGCGTCTGCGCCGCGGGGCGTGGTTCCCCCGCGCGGCATCGGAAAGTTCGACGGCACGGACTCCTGCAAGGGGATCTGCGGCAAGAAGGCCCCCGCGGGGTGCTGGTGCGAC
This window harbors:
- a CDS encoding substrate-binding domain-containing protein; protein product: MKEPLYQRALAWLRGGFLGAVVLYAVWPWLPYVHGGARPRTIVFYGFSSLGEAFQESIFPAFARRWQAQTGERVEFISAFGGSGTITNQIIMGVPAQVALLSLELDAERLARAKVIAPGSWRALPHGGVVNRTPFVILVRPGNPLRIRDFADLTRPGVRVVHPDPLTSGAATWALLAEYGAAVRSDRRNPRAGHDLLLGLWRNVVAQSSSARGARTQFDNGFGDALVTYEQELLYDQARGRLHGEIVYPRSTVLSEHTLVLVPQRTKAADRPLVRAFVDFVFSEHAQRLFVEHGFRSVLPELDQSRRPPFVAIADPFGARDYGGWPHIKREIVDTLWRQQVLKELGR